Genomic segment of Tiliqua scincoides isolate rTilSci1 chromosome 1, rTilSci1.hap2, whole genome shotgun sequence:
ACATATTGTAGGTGAGTATGAAATAGAATATGGGTGTGTTGTTGGACGCAGTGCCACTTTGAAATGTCTGATTATTGGATTTGTCTGTGTTTATCGAGCATAATAGAAATGTTGAAAGTTTAGAATATCATCCTGAGATCTAGTTCATGGGAGCTTCAGAAGCAGGTACTGTTGGTTTTGAAGGGAGATATTTGAACCATTTATTTTAGATAAAGTTTACAATCATGTGGAAGTGAGATTATATTTATATGAAGCAATGTGTAATTCAGTTTCATGGAATAATTCACTGGGATCTGGATAGCATCTACTAAGAACAAATTGTATATACTATTTCCTTGGCTAGCCCAATAACCCCAAATGCAAACTCATAGATATGAAAATATGAGGAGATGCATTTAAAGTATCATTGTTGTACTTCTAAAACATTTGGTTTCTTGGGAGTGGGTGTGGATTGGTAAGAAGTACAATGGGCCATCCTTATCTATGAGCTTGGGATCTGCGTATCTGACTCAATGTtcatgattggaagaaaagaaggaacaagACCAGCAGCCCGATGGCTCGACATGACAAAGAAGACTCTAGTGGACCTCTCTAGTCTTGCACGTGATCGATCTTTCCACAGATCATTCATCCATCAAGTCGCCATGGCTCAGGACTGAGCAGAAGGCCTCTAAGAAGAAGGTTCCCAAGCCTGTGCTGGGgggcttcagaggacctcctggatgtgaccagaagtgtcttctggtaaTGTCTGGGAAGTcttttgaggcatggggaggttgtgtgcagcctccctgaacCTCAGAAGCCCCCCCACCCGAGGCTTCTGGTTCGCCAGCAGGACCCTCCCACCATCTTGCTGTCCACAGAATTTGATATCTGTGTGGAGTCCTGAAACACATCCGTCGCAGATACTAACGGCTTGCTATGACAGGCTTCTGAAAGGAGGAAACATTGTGTTACACCTGGTGGGTACACCCAAGCACCAGCTGCCGAGGTTTCATCTTTTACTGTCTCTTTTCAGGTAAGAGTAATTCCAAGGTTATAGCACACATAGGTGAAGAAGATTTCACAGTGAGGATCAATACTGCTGAAGAGGAATATAATATTGAGGTATATTCTGTTAGAACCTGGATTTAGCCAATATAAATGTCATTGAGGGAAATGATATGTTCAGGCAGGTTCATTTTCTCTGATTTGATATTCCTAGAATATTCAGAGAAAGTAAAGCTGAAACTTTTAGTTATGTCGAACAGCTTTGTAGCTAGTAGAAACGGGTTGGAAAACCTCAAAAGTAGCATAATTTATCAGCTTCTTCTATTGGACCGAATACTCTGAGGACTTTAGAGGTTTTTTTCTCATTCTTCTGTTTTGGTGTCGGTGCCTTCCTTTTGCCTTCTCCCAGAAGTAGTAGAAACAGTCATGCTTGTAAGTGATCATATGTCTGGACCGAGATCGCATCCAGAGATCACATCTAGTAAAACTATGTGCAGCCACATAGACTTCTGCTGTTTGAGATATAAAAGCCCACTTCTTATGCTCTACAGCTCACCCTTTTTGAAATGGAAGAGGGTTGCAAAAGCAGGTTACACAGACTGTTATTTGAAAGCAAAACAGTATTTAAAGATCTGTGAGGCATGTCCAAACTCTTAGGTGTGCttgaagtagctctttggattctTCCCACAACTTTCATTTTGATCTCTAGAAAATTAGTTTGTGTTCTCCATTTGGAAATTAGTTTTGAATTTGAGAGTAAGATTGTGCAGATGGTGTGGCAGTTTCACAATTTGATGCATAGTTGCACTACCATTTAgtgaaagtgctatacaaatgctaagtggCCCCTGTTGTTTGGGAGAGGGACCTGAAGAGGAAAAAATCTGTACATACTAAGGAGGAAAATCGTCTGTTTGTTCTTCCTCTGTAAGGGCCAAACCTCCATCAATACCTTTCTATATTCTGAAACCTTGTGGGAGAGATTCACCCCACCTTGTCTAACCAGGTTTCCAGTAGAGGGATCAAGTTGGCCCCCTCGCTCAGAATTAAGTACTAGATAATAATGGTCTCTTGGTTGACATGACATTAAACAGCAGCTTCTGACTAGTGTGGCTGCCACTAATACTACTTGGCCCCTGTTGGTTGGGAAAGGGACCTCAAGAGGAAAGTCTGTAAACAACTGTCCCttctttcattgttaaaagcccaTTCTCCATCAATATCTCACTCTATCCATCACCATATTAATGGTGCCCAGCCTCCATACCCTGCCCCAACCTAGTTTCTGAAGACACACACTGATGGTTGGGGGGGGACGATGGACCACTAACTAACATCAAAGACCAGCCATTAAACATAGTAGCAACAACCTTCCACACCACAATTAAACCCATTTTGCTGGAGACTCACTGCCATGGTTCAGCCACCAAGATAAGTTTCAGAAGTTACCAAACCAGTCAATAATGGGTCTATTAGACGGGCAGGCTCTGTGCTGCATCGCTCTCCCCTACTGGTGGCTTCTCCACCCGCAGCCAACAAGCTTCTTGGGGCAGGTGGAGATGCTGCCCTCGGAATGATAGCTGTGAGCTGCAAGGTTGATAAACTGCGGTCGTATGTTTCTACACATAGAAAGGCAGAAGAATGCTAAAAGTAATAATAAGAAAGGAGTCCAAAATCTTTACTTGAGTGTATATGGTTTCCATTTGTTCAGCAAGAGAATGCAACCTAAGCTTTCCAGACATGACTTCTGAAGGAAGGCTATAGTTAGGGGTATAAGAACTAAGAAATTAAAATGATCTGCTTTTGGCTGCTTATTTTCTATACTGGAGCAGCACAGTAACACTTCTTTAAACCAAGCTTGTATGCtcatcctttctctctctctgtctctgctgtgtgttgttttttttttttgaggggggttGCTAGCAGACTGAGATATATTCATTGGCTTAATTCATTTAAAGTTACTCATTCTCAATTTTTTCTACTTGTAGCCCTTATGGAGGTTTATCAGTAATACACGAGATGAAAGACTTCTGGTCTACAGATCAGAAGACATCAAAGATTTCTCACGATTACAGTCCCCAAAAGTGTGTGGCTATGTTAAGCTAGAAGATGAGGAATTTTTGGCTGGAGGACTGAAAGACAGTACATTAAATGAAGGTGAGTGCTCAAGTATATGCAACAGAATTTCTCAGTATTGTACAGAAACCTTTATAGAATGGGATCCTAACTTGTAAGAGTGGAATGAAGCCAATGCAAGGCATTGTCTTCCCACAGCAACTTTCTGCATGTGTGCCCATCCACTCACCCCTCGTTACCCCAGTTTGAGTGTCAAAAGATCCTTGAAAAAGGGATGGAATGGAACTGCAGGGGTAGATGTCGTCTCTGGAAATTGGGCAGGGATGTGCTAAATCTTAGGTAGAACTTTGGTATGGGTGCAGGAGGGCTGTTGTGGGAAAGGGATTCCTTGCATAAGTGTTTGACTTTCACAAATTAGGATCCTATCCATTGTTACATAATGATGTCCTGCAGGAAGAAGTAGCACAGCTTTTTTCACAGATTGGAGAGAATGTGGGGTTGCAAATTCCACATAGATTGTCACTCTATGTAACACTCTGTAACTATGTAAGTTCCTATAGAACTGCATGTTTGGTTTGGGCCTTGGTCTCTACTCATTAGTTTTAACAAGTTAAGTTCTGAGCAAAGGGAAAGCACAGTCTTGGGGACAGATGGGACTGAGTCGACCAATACTCTGCTGATATGTTTCAAGTACTGTACTTAGGACTCTTCTTCAGTTCATTTTTTTTAGTTCAAATTTATCTGAACCCTCTTGTTCACAAATTAATATTGAATAGCAACATGCAAATGATCTACACCaatagttcccaaagtcctccctaggaggagggaaccatgtaagtatttgctggaaaagggggattgcagcaacataatccccaggatcacactgctgctggggatgggaaggggttttttacttacctccagctagcactggagtcctgggaggtctggggagacctttgagggctccccaagcctctgtaattgtgaaaaaagaaaaaagggtttTCTGGTTTTCGTCACAAAACTAAGAGGTGcctgttttttctttatttttccccaCAAGTAAGCTTAAAAAAACCTCTTCCGTCCTCAGCAGTAGCGCAATTCTGGGGATCCTGTTGCTGcagtcctccctccctgccccttaaggcgCAGGGATGCGTGCTTCcctgctggtgggttgtgactcaccagtttgggaaccattgagttACACTATCCAAAAAACTTGGTAAATGAGTATGTATCTCCTAAAATTGGTTAAAAGGCACAATGAAAACTTTTCCTATTATACATGATGCAGATGTATTGCATTTAGAGAAAAAAAAGTGTATATTATAAACTGTTTGCCTAGGAATTTCATAATTCAGTGCTATAGTAAAACTTTAGGTGTAGGAATAAATTGATTCCTGTTATTCCCTATGCATTTAGTATGTTCAAAAATTTACAAAAGCTACATATGCTATTTGTGAGGTGCAGTACATACTATCTCCTGAAAAGCCCAGTAAAAtaccctaggccagtgtttctcagactgcggGTTGGGACTCACGAGATGGGTAgcaagccaattttgggtgggttcccattcatttctatattttatttttattatattagatttgatgctcccatggtatgtgactgcatttggggaaatgttacacatctgtacttttaacaggttactatgtacttttaacaagcttttaacaatgatagtaaattgaacttactcctgggtaagtgtgtgtaggattgcagcctaggattgttaaaaattttccatgcTTGATGTCACATCTgcttatgacatcacttcgggcGGGTCCCATCCGCGGGTCCAATCCCGGCGGATTGGAATCCGGCGggattcttgttctaaaaagtgagtcccggtgctaaaagtttgagaaccagttccCTATGCATTATAAAGTGTTGTGGCCTACGTAAGTTTTTCTGTAACACCTAAGTTGAAAGATTATTGGGAAATGCATGATTTTTATATGTATTGCAATATACATAGACACCCAGTATACCTTGGGTGCCTTTTGGGGAGaatgaataaatatatatatatatatatatatatatatatatatatatatatatatatatatatatataatgttcgATTTAAAATAAAGGATGTCTTGCATGGCAAGGGCTACTCAGCCTCTCTTAAACTGTCATGATAGCTAAAGTTTCTCGGCGGAAAAGAGCTACTCCTGATCCCTTCAAGAACACTTGCAGGATGTTAGTGGTAGCAGATCATCGCTTCTTTAACAACATGGGCCGTGGAGAGGAAAGCACAACAATTAATTACTTAGTAAGTATGATGGTCTGACAGTTGCTTAAGGGAGCTAGACCACGTCAAGATAGTCTGTTATAGAAGGGAGGCTGATGAGATGTAACTGTTGTAAATAAGATATATTTTAGGTACTGTTAAGCAGGAGTGAATGGGTGTTTTGGGCGGGGGTTGCATATATCTTAGCACGTGGCAATATTGATGAATTTGCTGCTTTCCCAGTGCATGAATAATTCTCACAAATGCGTTAGATTATCAGGTTGATGGCATAAAAATGTATTGTGTGAATAGTAATAACGGCAATCTTTTTGAACACAAATTGCATATTCCAGGCCTGCATTGCACAACGTTCTAGGTTTTCTCATCTCTCCTGTGGAGAATTGGTGGTTTGTTTCTGTTGACAGTATAATGGCTTATCAGCTAGTAGAGCTGGCTGAAGCTGTATTTTGGATTCCTTTGTCATGGCCAATGTGTGATGCTAATGGTTTCATCTCTTGAAGCAGTTTGAAGGACATGTAGTTTAGATATTCTGTTACCTAAAATTAGgttttttgagtgtgtgtgtgtggagggggtggggagatatCTACTGTATAGCCTGAATAGATTAAGAATAGACTAAGAATCAACTAAGTTGGCTGTTACTTCCCTCAGAATATATTGGTGGAATATTAAAAGCCAGTTCAGGGATAAGGTGTGTTCTGGGTATGTTACCTCCCTCTTTCATTAATATACTGTTGGAAATTTAGGGGATAACTTTGGAAGCATCTCTTTGTTTAGTATTCAAACATGTCTCTCTCATgtaaaggctgtttttaagttcTGTTCTTGGTCTGTTTGTCTGTGAGAGATTGGACCTGAATAACTGTCCCCTTCTGTACATAGATTGAATTAATAGACCGAGTGGATGACATCTATCGAAACACCTCGTGGGACAATGCAAATTTCAAAGGATATGGTATACAGATAGAACAGGTATTTAGGGAACATGTGTTAAAGCACCAGTGCTGTTTTCTAGATTTGTTGTGAATTTGATTAGATATTGATTAGATACTGATTATTGAACTGtagtaaaaaaagaaatcatgATTTGGGAAAAAACAACTGATATGTTTCCCAGTAATTTTATACGCTGCTGCTTGCACCATTCCTCTCCTAATAGTGTGTTTTCATGTACATCTTATTGTATAAAAATTGTAGGTGGTAgttctagtccagccattttcaaccactgtgccgtggcacactggtgtgccgtgaatggtccgtgaatttaggagagggtcattttatcaataggaccattgggggatgtgagcccccattgacagcacagtgtgccttgtcaaaacgctgatggtgtgccttgaccattttagtgccttgccagtgtgccgcgagatgaaaaaggttgaaaatcactgttctagttcATTAGACTAATCCAAAGTACAGTAGGACCAACTAAAATATTACGAAGTAGCAATCAAGTTTTTGAGTTTTTCAGAACTCTTCTTTAGGCTGAGTGTTAAGCAAAACAGTGGGCATGATGGAAAACTTCCAAAGCCTTTAGCATTCTTAAGATGGTACTCAAGAGGCCTATGCAGTTTTGATTAGATTACCGTCTGCTAGGTGCAAGGCAGATTTTGCTTTGCCCCAAGAACCACTTGGGTGCTGAAACATGgctgttctgttttatttttaatatacagtctTATCAGTTACTTGCATTGGTCTCCAACATGAAGTAGAACAGCATGAACACTGTTCTCTGTCCAGCAAGGGACTAGAAATGACAAGGAACATGCTCATCTGTCTTGTCAAAACTGGTCCTTAATTTTAGGCAATGTATTATGTATTGCTATATAcatggcatcacctggcaggacaaagttccaaacaacacagtcctggaatgagttggaatccctagcatgcatgcactgctgaaacagagacgccttggttggctcggtcatgttgtgagaatggatgatgggcggatcccaaaggatctcctctatggtgaactcgtgcagggaaagcgccctacaggtagaccacagctgcgatacaaggacatctgcaagagggatctgaaggccttaggaatggacctcaacaggtgggaaaccctggcctctgagcggcccgcttggaggcaggctgtgcagcatggcatcttccagtttgaagagacacttggccaacagactgagggaaagaggcaaagaaggaaggcccgtagccagggagacacaccagggacagactacacttgctcccagtgtggaagggattgtcactcccgaatcggccttttcagccacactagacactttttctggaaccaccattcagagtgcgataccatagtctttcgagactgaaggttgccaactaggatACATGGCAACATTGGAAACCTGAAGTTACTGAGTACTGatactgttttgttttgtctccAAAGCCAAATAAACAAGGTGCTGCAACATAACATATTTACAAAGATAACTGAAGGAAAGGTGTGGGGTGAACATATAATTGGCTGGTTTCTTTAGAAACAGGTAGGAGGAGGGTAGAGAGATTTCTATCAGTACCCATAGACCTAAAAGAAAAGTGTTCATTGAAGCTTGAATTGCAGAATTAATcatgaggggaaaaaacatgAGATCATGTAATCTCATTGCTCcttctcccccatccccaaatCTTGTTTTAAAGACAGGAAACTCTAACAAGGAAATATTACTTCAGTATACTTGCTGACCTTCTGTTGTAGAATTCCCCTTCTAGATTATGTTTAAGCTCTAGCGCTTTGGATGCTTGAGTGCGTGCTCGCCTTTGTACACTTACGAATAATGctatttaagattgcagcctctatGTTCAACCAGAATAGTTATCAACTAAAAGCATAGAAGAATATGCCAGTGTGTTAGAAATCCAGATTTGTTGCTCGATGCAAGTCATGTAAATTGTAATGTTAATTTGTTTAAAGTTGCATACACTTTATTTTGTTGGGATTGCCTTTGTTGTTAGAAGTTTTGGCCAACTTTCCCTTTATCTGTCATCTTTGAACATAGATCTCAAAAAGTTCAGAACTTTCTGTGTATAAGTTTGCTTAATAGGGCCCTCTTTCATGAAAGTTGAAGAGTTGTGCTAAAATACTTCCTCCACTGAGGTACAGATTCCAACTGATACAGTGTCCTGACACTGGGGAAATGGAAAAAGGAGGGCTCTGTCTGTAGTACAGAAACAGCCTAATTGTCTCAACAGACAGTGACTTTAGGAACTTTCTGTGAGTCAGTGCAAATATTCACCTACTATTTGCCCTAAATACTTGTATAGAATTTTGTTTATACTTGGTATACAAATATGTACTTCATATGAATCAAGGAGCCATGAGCCTCTGCTAAAGTTAGGCAGAACTTACTTTTGATTTAAAAGGTGGAGCATTGTGGTGATTTCTTCTTGCTACTTTTCAGAGTTTAAAATTCAGGTTTTTTCTGGTAGATTTGTTATTATTGTATTCAATCATTtacattaattttttaattttcgGTTAAAGATTATTGTTCACAGTCAGCCTCAGAAAGTTGATCTAGGGGAAAAGCATTATAATATGGCGGCAAATCAGCCAGATGAGAAGAAGGATGCTTGGGAGGTGAAACTGTTGCTGGAGGTAGGTAGAGCGTGGGTTTATGTCACTTGGCTTAGAAGCATCGTACTTCCTACaaggaaaagcattttaaaaatttagtgCAGAAAGATGCAAGTATCCCAGTTATAAGATGCTATTGGCATCTTTAATAAGACTTTCAAGCTGTGAAAGGAAGTAGTCATAAATTTCCTGTATAACCTTTCTGGTCTTAGTTGGAAGTGCACATGATGATACTTTGCATCCTGTCTTAATACCTTAATTAGTACCACAGGCAACACTAGACCCAGAAGTCTCTATAAGATGAAATGTTAACTTGATGATGCAGtctaaaaaaaattgcagacaAATTTGTCTTTAAGAATCTGAATAAGCTAGATGGAGCAGGTGACACCACTTAGTGATTCTGAAATTTAGAATTTTGTGTATTAACTTACTATTTCTAATCTGTGGAATGTTTTTTGAATTTAAACTGTGTGTGCCTGGTGTATCTGTCCCATACAGCAATTCAGCAGTGATATAGCGACTAAAGCAGCTGATGTGTGCCTTGCTCACCTgtttacataccaagattttgatATGGGCACTCTTGGGCTGGCTTATGTTGGATCTCAAAGGCCCAACAGCCATGGTGGCATCTGTCCAAAgggtaattctttttttctcgcTCTAAGATTTGTTTTTCTACTCCTGGATATGAGTCAGTGTCTAAAGGGAAAAATACATGTGTATAAAGTATATGTACAACTTTCATTGGTCTAGAAACCATCTCTTGAACCAGAGGTTTCTTGTGTGAATGAAGTTCTGACCTGCGATTTTGTTTTTGCACTTGTGGAACTAAAAGTGTTGCAGCTGAGAACTCTGCAACTATGTACAGTGCAAGCTTGTGTTTTGTAGTGTTAATGCTAAAATTTAGTGCATTATAAATTGAGAATACAATCAAGATTTTATGAATCCTTTCAAATTGATAACTAACTTTTCTCCAAATGCATTACCTCTTGCTTCCCATTGGCAGACTTCAGAAGTAGTCAGTATTTACCAGAGTTATAAAGTCCACAATAAAGTATGTCATGTATGCAGTATCTTTGTGTCCCCTGCCCTCCAATGCACCCAACTTGGCTGGCTGTGTCTCTAATCTACTGAGCCAGGGAACAGCAACAGTGCAACAGAGGCAGGCAGCAATATAGACCAACAGTTTGTTATATCTAGGCCTCTGAGCCCTCTTGCTTTTGCCCATGTGTGCTAAAGCCTTCTGCTCTGACTGTGAGACATTTGCATAGGTTAGTAGCCAGTGTTAAAGTATACAATCATTGGAGGTTAATAGGCAGGCCTGTAAGGATTGTAAATGGCTTTCATTTTAGGCAAGGGAAATTTCAACTCTTGTCATTCTGAGAAGCTTAAATAACACTGCACGATTGATTTGTGTAGTATTTGTTTGACTTTCTGCCATTTATTTTTATAGCTTATCGTAATTCAGGGACTGGGAAGGAAATCTACCTCAACAGTGGCTTAACGAGCACAAAGAACTATGGCAAAACTATCCTTACCAAGGTATTGTAAAATAAATACTGCCTGTTGAACTAGTAATACCTTGAAAGCTTCTTTGTTGCCTTTCTGGTAGGGTTAGCTCCAGGTTATTGGAAGGGTCCTTGTACATGCACCTGCTGCCTTCTTCCCTGGCTTGTTCTCTGGTGCCATCCTTGCTTCCCAGGAGAGGGTGAGTACAGAAAGCACCCTATTGGTGCTTTGCTGTCTCCCTTCCCTGTTAGCAGCCAGTGTAGTTTAGCCTGACTCAGTTCAGCAGTGAAGAAGCACTTGGGCCATACTGGCcactgggggaagaggaagagcagcaAATGCTTGGGCATGTACTACTCCTCTCCTCAGTTGGCAATACAACTGggcttgccactgctgctgctaccattCTAGCCAATAAGACTGGGTGTCTGGTCCAtcttttttgcccccccccttcctggacagCTAGGAAGATTTAAAAAAGGGGGTGGATTGGGCTCAGGCCCTAGTATGTATGGAGAAAAGAGTGGCAACACCCCTCTCATTCTAAATATGTGGATGTCTGGAACCGTGAAGAACAGCTGTTTCTGCTTGCTCATTCCACAGCATCCTAGAGATGCTGAGGGGTGAGCATTCAGGTTAGCCACTAAGAGCCAGTGGCAGAGCGAATTGCCCCTGCATCATTGCCTTTGAGGCTGTCCAGTTGCAAATGGGGAGAGTAAGCAAGCAGAGTCCCAAGTTGCTGAGTGACTTGTGGTGCAACTGCTGAAGGGCTTCAAGGTAGACCAGatgaagccttggggagcccatGGGTCAGTGCATGACTTGGCCAAGCCCTGACTCCACTTATGCTGTCCAGATTCATATGATGACTAGGATGGTTTCTGTCTCTGGGCTaattggagcagtgtttctcaacttttgtcccctGATGTACCACTTTTCATGGTCTATCTTAAGTGCTGCCAATATAGGGGACATTGACCTATGACCTGCGCCTTCCAGTCCTGTTGAGCGGAAGCTCcgagggaaggaggaaggtggGAAACGTTGGCACTCTTtccacccagcagctcaccagcTGATTGTCAGCAACATTTCCAACAATTGGCTGTTGAGCAGGAGCCTACCTGAGGTGGAAACTGATCCGCCAGCCAAAAATAGGCTTGGGCAGTGGATGTAGAGCTTCCTGAGGAGTGTCTGTTTTGCATACCACTAGACAGcagctcaagtaccactggtggagaaatgctgctatagatTTGTAAGCTTCTTCAGTTTATGAACTTGCTTTGTGCAGGGGTGACTTACAGTGTCTTATGGAAAagttatattataattattagcAGCATCATTTATAATGCTTTTTCACATGCTTGTTATTGTAATCTATCAGTTCCATTCTGCCTGAAGTGCACACACTTCTGACCCGTATCTTTTTCTTTTGATAATACCCCCAAGGAAGCTGACTTGGTTACTACTCATGAACTGGGACACAACTTTGGGGCGGAGCATGATCCTGATGGCTTGCCAGAGTGTGCTCCCACTGAAGACCAGGGGGGAAAGTATGTCATGTACCCAATTGCTGTGAGTGGGGATCATGACAATAACAAGGTATCTTATCTGTTTAAGCTAATTTGTCTGTACTTTTATAGATGGCTCCCCATGTTTCTGAAAGTGGGTTCCTAAGTAGAGGTGTGTTGACTTCATACTTGCATTTACTTCAAAGACTTCAAAGACTTGCATTTTCAAACTTAATATTTTTGGCAAGCCCTGGTATGGAAGGAGCAAAAAGGAGAGAAATCAAGAATGATAGATAAATGAGGATTAGGCATTGGAATAGGAGAGTAGAATCAAAATGGGGAGCAGCTGATGTGGTAGGAACCTTGTTTTGGTCTGCTGTCTAGTTTCTGAGTCCTTGCATGTGTATTTCCTAAACTGGGTGTTTGTGTCTTTTGCCCCTTTATGTGCTCAGATGTTTTCAAGCTGCAGTAAAGAATCCATTCTCCGAACGATTGAGACCAAGGCCCCAGAATGCTTCAAAGAGCGTAACAACAAAGTCTGTGGCAACTCCAGAGTGGATGAAGGTGAAGAATGTGATCCTGGTCTCATGCGTCAATATGATGATCCTTGCTGCACATCTGACTGCAAACTGAAGGAGAATGCAACATGCAGGTGAGTGGACAAAAAGCTTGCATCATAGAAAATCACACTCTGCTTCAGATTACCACAAACATAttgaatgaatgcatttttctGTATTATGTACTGAATTATTGGTCACTTACTTCAGTTCATTCTCCCCTTGCAGTGATAGGAACAGCCCTTGCTGTAAAGGATGCCAGTTTGAAAGTGCTCAGAAGAAGTGCCAGGAAGCCATCAATGCTACTTGTAAAGGAGAGTCCTTCTGCACAGGTATATCATTGTGATTTGTTTCGTATTGTGTCTCTTTATAATTTGTTAATTGCCATTAGGACAACTTCTGTACTATATCTTAGAATAAAGGAGCTGGGTTGCTAAGTGTAATGAGAGATTTTAAATGGTATCTCTTGGAATGATGAATTTTTGCATCATGTGCTTCTGCTTTCGGAAATGACCTAAAAACATGCCTGTAGTATTACGATGAGGAGCAACAATATTTTGCAATTTTTGCAACACAACCAGCAATTTGGAAAAACAAGCCTGTCTCCTTACAGAATCTTGAGACCTTTTTCCATCTTGCAGCCCTTTGAAGACAAAGGAACATTATCTAAATGGCCAATTGAGGCCATTTCAATAAAATCTCTGCTATTTTGTTGTAAAGCCCTGGGAACTTTAACAAGTTCCTGAATGATCATTATTGCAGTGTAGTGATGAAATCTATGTCTTGTCAGTATGTACTATTGCGTATTAAGAGTTGGCATGTTACCTTTCAAAACATACATATACCAAGAGTGTTTTGTCTTGCTAAATCTGTTCCTAGGCAATAGCAGTGAGTGTCCTCCCCCTGGGAATGCACCAGATGATACAGTCTGTGTGGATCTGGGCAAA
This window contains:
- the ADAM17 gene encoding disintegrin and metalloproteinase domain-containing protein 17, which codes for MRLQPRLSAALLLLLSGLLRLGAPRHPPRPAAHHRDRHRPAGLERLESVLSDYDVLSVSSIQQHSLRRRDLQPESHIERLLSFSALHRHFKLYLTSTAEHFSKNFKALVVDGQGKEKEYHVQWQEFFTGHIVGKSNSKVIAHIGEEDFTVRINTAEEEYNIEPLWRFISNTRDERLLVYRSEDIKDFSRLQSPKVCGYVKLEDEEFLAGGLKDSTLNEAKVSRRKRATPDPFKNTCRMLVVADHRFFNNMGRGEESTTINYLIELIDRVDDIYRNTSWDNANFKGYGIQIEQIIVHSQPQKVDLGEKHYNMAANQPDEKKDAWEVKLLLEQFSSDIATKAADVCLAHLFTYQDFDMGTLGLAYVGSQRPNSHGGICPKAYRNSGTGKEIYLNSGLTSTKNYGKTILTKEADLVTTHELGHNFGAEHDPDGLPECAPTEDQGGKYVMYPIAVSGDHDNNKMFSSCSKESILRTIETKAPECFKERNNKVCGNSRVDEGEECDPGLMRQYDDPCCTSDCKLKENATCSDRNSPCCKGCQFESAQKKCQEAINATCKGESFCTGNSSECPPPGNAPDDTVCVDLGKCKDGGCVPFCEREKNLRSCACNETDNSCKVCCRDEHGRCSPYVDANQNFLYLRKGKPCTVGFCDMNGKCEKRVQDVIERLWVFIDQLSINTFGKFLADNIVGSVLVFSLVFWIPLSILVHCVDKKLDRQYEENTKSLFGPSNVEMLSSMDSAPVRIVKPPPAAPSTSRHQLLQPVAPVPVVAVAPKLDHQRMDTIQEDPSTDSHIEEEDCFEKDPFPNNSTTAKSFEDLTDHPVTRSEKASSFKLQRQHRVDSKETEC